In the Candidatus Electrothrix rattekaaiensis genome, one interval contains:
- a CDS encoding toll/interleukin-1 receptor domain-containing protein, producing MSFSELNSSVEDLRNELSVHISEAALEKFSCRLPGRAHDEAAFLRLTIYCYILFFEVGRVSIPYLLKINPPIGDPLKKQLCIDTRRLVNELRTSIVHNLDYQDRKRKSISQWFLKTCQVTLPKQREHWGWCFKKLCDDVKSVTDYCSAVLSTIASSDDDNDIIFFDLQQRIDRNWPTVEFDKIITDAAVQLGEKINVVKFRNKNISKWRDFLDKLPGDVSLKREVSRIIERDIFDHFRSILPVTTNEIMEALDLSPGPKVKRAIAMARELSDTGIREPEVLLRELPSLFYPSSVLPKARIERATANHFSADRTTFQESQAMNPEAILNEKRRQGDYDVFLCHNSTDKPAVRRIGEILLQFGILPWLDEWDLQPGKRWQRVLQDQIAKVKTAAVFVGPSGMGPWQNMEIEGFLDQFVQRDSPVIPVVLPECEKTPTLLPFLKGFNWIDFRKETPNPLNQLIWGITGERPALNPNLAQRIQAEQSGIVDEIRDVVRQETERIREQLSEKLKQTSRDTLQQLSYAQIAIINALTIAANESRIQENDVAELLQAVSTLRNNLPAEHVAANILQSLPSIVDDPKVNVSNKLKVTLPIIPFLLSYEGECQLTSGCNLRLILQRVAEKIRL from the coding sequence TTGAGTTTTTCAGAGCTAAACTCTTCTGTTGAAGATTTGCGGAACGAATTAAGTGTGCATATTTCAGAAGCTGCTTTGGAGAAATTTAGCTGTAGACTGCCTGGGAGAGCACATGACGAAGCTGCATTTTTACGTTTGACAATTTATTGTTATATATTGTTTTTTGAAGTGGGCCGTGTAAGCATACCATATTTATTGAAGATCAATCCTCCTATCGGTGATCCACTGAAAAAGCAACTCTGTATAGACACGCGTCGATTAGTTAATGAGTTACGTACCAGTATTGTTCACAATCTTGATTATCAAGATCGCAAAAGAAAAAGTATATCACAATGGTTTCTTAAAACCTGTCAAGTCACTCTTCCGAAGCAAAGAGAACACTGGGGATGGTGTTTTAAAAAATTATGTGATGATGTGAAATCAGTGACAGATTACTGTAGTGCTGTTTTGTCAACAATTGCTTCATCAGATGATGATAACGATATTATATTTTTTGATTTACAGCAGCGTATTGACAGGAATTGGCCTACAGTTGAATTCGATAAAATTATCACTGATGCTGCGGTTCAACTGGGTGAAAAGATAAATGTTGTAAAGTTTCGCAATAAGAATATTTCTAAGTGGCGTGATTTTTTAGATAAGTTACCAGGGGATGTATCTTTAAAAAGAGAAGTTTCGCGTATTATTGAGCGTGATATTTTCGATCATTTCAGATCAATACTACCTGTAACTACGAATGAAATTATGGAAGCTTTAGATCTATCTCCAGGGCCAAAAGTAAAGCGTGCTATTGCTATGGCAAGAGAGTTGTCTGATACTGGGATAAGAGAACCCGAAGTGCTTTTGAGAGAATTGCCTTCTCTCTTTTATCCTTCTTCTGTGCTGCCGAAAGCGAGGATTGAGCGAGCAACGGCTAATCATTTTTCTGCTGACAGAACAACTTTTCAGGAATCACAAGCCATGAATCCAGAAGCGATATTGAATGAGAAAAGAAGACAGGGAGACTATGATGTATTTCTTTGTCATAACAGCACAGACAAACCGGCTGTCAGAAGAATCGGAGAAATATTGTTGCAGTTCGGCATCCTGCCATGGTTGGACGAATGGGATTTGCAGCCCGGAAAACGATGGCAGCGAGTTCTGCAAGATCAAATTGCTAAAGTAAAAACCGCCGCAGTTTTTGTTGGTCCAAGCGGAATGGGGCCGTGGCAGAATATGGAGATCGAAGGTTTTTTGGATCAATTTGTTCAACGAGATTCTCCGGTTATTCCCGTTGTTCTGCCGGAATGTGAAAAAACTCCGACACTGCTTCCGTTTTTAAAAGGATTCAACTGGATTGATTTTCGTAAAGAAACCCCGAATCCATTGAATCAGCTTATCTGGGGCATTACTGGTGAACGACCTGCCTTGAATCCCAACCTTGCACAGAGAATACAAGCAGAACAATCTGGTATAGTGGATGAAATCCGTGATGTTGTTCGTCAGGAAACTGAACGCATTCGCGAACAGTTGTCTGAAAAACTGAAACAGACATCGAGAGACACCTTACAGCAACTCAGTTACGCACAAATTGCAATTATCAATGCGCTGACCATCGCTGCTAATGAAAGTCGTATTCAAGAGAATGATGTTGCTGAATTATTGCAAGCCGTTTCTACGTTGCGAAATAATCTACCCGCTGAACATGTGGCGGCGAACATACTGCAATCACTCCCATCTATTGTCGATGATCCAAAAGTAAATGTATCTAACAAGCTCAAGGTAACTCTTCCTATTATTCCCTTCTTGCTCTCGTATGAGGGTGAATGTCAATTGACTTCAGGATGTAATCTGAGATTGATTTTGCAAAGAGTTGCCGAGAAGATAAGACTTTGA
- a CDS encoding Crp/Fnr family transcriptional regulator — MIPLRIIGMASNATFIIYAVNAEVWPLLVLHTVLLPMNFFRLIQMRKLIEQVRSASEDNMSFEFMIPHMHKETFNKDEVVFRRGDMADKIYLLKSGILTVDELDIAIKPGEIFGEMGVFASEPIRGATLRCGSEVELLSMTDTQIKQLYYQNPQFGFYLIQLLLKRFSQNEGHGEENNIDAIPPEELMI, encoded by the coding sequence ATGATTCCGTTGAGAATTATCGGTATGGCAAGCAACGCGACATTTATCATTTATGCGGTCAATGCCGAGGTCTGGCCTTTATTGGTCCTGCATACTGTTCTGCTGCCCATGAATTTTTTCCGTTTGATTCAGATGCGGAAGCTGATAGAACAAGTCCGATCAGCTTCAGAGGATAACATGTCCTTTGAGTTCATGATTCCGCACATGCACAAAGAAACATTCAATAAAGACGAGGTTGTTTTTCGTCGCGGTGATATGGCTGATAAAATTTACCTGCTCAAATCAGGAATCCTGACCGTTGATGAGCTGGATATCGCTATCAAGCCGGGGGAGATCTTCGGCGAGATGGGGGTTTTTGCCAGTGAGCCGATTCGAGGAGCTACCCTTAGGTGCGGGAGCGAGGTTGAACTCCTCTCTATGACGGATACGCAGATCAAGCAGCTCTATTATCAAAATCCCCAATTCGGTTTTTACCTGATCCAGTTACTGCTGAAGCGTTTTTCACAAAACGAGGGACATGGAGAAGAAAATAATATCGACGCTATCCCGCCTGAAGAACTGATGATTTAA
- the mnmA gene encoding tRNA 2-thiouridine(34) synthase MnmA, with translation MKKGTHPYTVGVAMSGGVDSTVAAAMLLEQGFSVHGFFMQLPLPGIEEQIHKVQKVADRLNIPLHLVDMEKDFRERVIAYFTDSYRQGQTPNPCVVCNREIKFGLLTEAMLAQGMDKTATGHYAGIRQVNDISDINGAALLRRGKDPKKDQSYFLCRLSSQQLQRTLFPLADHCKKDIFLRAQALGFTHFGGDESQDVCFLVHQDLATFLAQQGLKSTRGEIVTEDGRVLGSHQGIWQYTVGQRRGLGIPDATPWYVVGLDAKNNRVIIGKNDALFQRELVLSAMQWQLEPPASWKGKVQLRSRHRAAEAEVCPAENENWQVRFREPQRAVTPGQFAVLYQEDMVIGSGIILS, from the coding sequence ATGAAAAAAGGAACACACCCCTACACGGTCGGCGTTGCCATGAGTGGCGGCGTTGACTCCACGGTTGCCGCTGCAATGCTGCTTGAACAGGGTTTTTCCGTACATGGTTTCTTCATGCAGCTGCCCTTGCCGGGTATTGAGGAACAGATCCATAAAGTACAGAAGGTCGCTGATCGTCTCAATATCCCCTTGCATTTAGTGGACATGGAGAAAGATTTCAGGGAAAGGGTCATTGCTTATTTCACAGATTCTTATCGCCAAGGCCAGACCCCGAACCCCTGTGTCGTTTGTAACCGAGAAATTAAATTCGGCCTGCTCACCGAAGCTATGCTTGCCCAAGGCATGGATAAGACCGCCACTGGCCATTATGCGGGAATACGTCAGGTCAACGACATAAGCGACATAAACGGTGCCGCCCTTCTCCGGCGGGGCAAAGACCCGAAAAAGGATCAATCCTACTTTCTTTGTCGCCTTTCTTCACAACAGCTTCAACGCACTCTTTTCCCTTTGGCTGATCATTGTAAAAAAGATATTTTTCTCCGAGCTCAGGCCTTGGGATTTACCCACTTTGGTGGAGATGAAAGTCAGGATGTCTGTTTTCTTGTTCACCAGGATTTGGCAACCTTCCTTGCTCAACAAGGGCTAAAGAGTACGAGAGGAGAGATTGTCACGGAAGACGGCAGAGTGCTGGGCAGCCACCAAGGAATCTGGCAATACACTGTGGGGCAACGCCGGGGTTTAGGTATACCCGATGCAACGCCTTGGTATGTGGTCGGACTGGATGCGAAGAACAACCGAGTCATTATCGGAAAAAATGACGCGCTCTTTCAACGGGAACTTGTCCTTTCTGCAATGCAATGGCAGCTGGAGCCACCAGCTTCCTGGAAGGGCAAGGTACAGCTTCGTTCACGCCATCGGGCCGCTGAAGCAGAGGTCTGTCCTGCGGAAAATGAAAATTGGCAGGTTCGATTTCGAGAGCCGCAACGAGCTGTGACTCCAGGACAATTTGCTGTCCTGTATCAGGAGGACATGGTCATCGGCTCAGGAATAATACTGTCATAA